A single Ammospiza caudacuta isolate bAmmCau1 chromosome 6, bAmmCau1.pri, whole genome shotgun sequence DNA region contains:
- the BMF gene encoding bcl-2-modifying factor, whose protein sequence is MDRPSYLEEDYSSLDGLDDDVFHSDDFGLAGQPGEMTATGFFTQNQSYSCLLGRFQLFPLTHCCGPGIRHPEQQDKATQTLSPSSSSQDVMLPCGVTEEPRRLFYGSAGYRLHVPPAGFVLDPQLQEDPQEGQREARAEVQIARKLQCIADQFHRLHIQRHQQNRNQVWWQLFLFLHNLALNTEVNRNHTGQR, encoded by the exons ATGGATCGCCCCAGCTACCTGGAAGAGGACTATTCTAGCCTGGATGGGCTGGACGATGACGTGTTTCACTCTGATGACTTTGGACTTGCAGGTCAGCCTGGTGAGATGACTGCAACTGGCTTTTTCACACAGAACCAGTCCTACAGCTGCCTTCTGGGGAGGTTTCAACTATTCCCCCTCACACACTGCTGTGGTCCCGGTATCAGGCATCCTGAGCAGCAGGACAAGGCAACTCAAACACTCAGCCCATCCTCTTCCAGTCAGGATGTTATGTTGCCTTGTGGAGTCACTGAAGAGCCACGGAGACTCTTCTATG GGAGTGCTGGTTACCGTTTACATGTCCCTCCAGCTGGCTTTGTGTTGGATCCGCAGCTCCAGGAGGACCCTCAGGAAGGTCAGCGGGAAGCACGTGCTGAGGTGCAGATCGCACGGAAGTTGCAGTGCATTGCCGACCAGTTCCACCGGCTCCACATACAGAGG CATCAGCAGAACAGAAATCAAGTGTGGTGGCAGCTTTTTCTCTTCCTACACAACTTGGCCTTAAACACGGAGGTGAACAGGAACCACACTGGGCAGAGGTGA